ATAACGGAGCCGCCGAGGACGAACGAATGATTTGCCCACGCGTGGTCGCTGCCGACATTGACTCCTGAACCCGCAGGGTTGAAGGTTCGGCTGAAATCCGACATCGTGAATTGGGTCACCTTATCGCTCAAGCCCAGAACGAGCATTTCCTCGTAAAACGCGCGCATCGCCTGGCTCAACTGCGTGAACAGCCCACCCTGGCCGCCATTTTGTCCGTTATGCGTATCGAAACCGTCGAGCCGGCAATAGAACACCTGTCGGTTGATCGTCAGGGTTCCGCGGGATTTGATCATCCGCGCGACCTGCTTGAGTTGGTTTCCGATCTCGGTGTTCGGAAACGCGGTCGTCGCTTCGGGGGTGTTGCTCAGTGCCTGGCTGATCTCCAGCGCCTGGCGGTGAAAACTGCTCGAAGCGGTGATCAATTCCTGTCCCGGGTCGAGGGCCATCGCCTCATTCAGTGCCGCCAGTCTCGCGTTCGCGATCGGCGTGTTGTTGTATCCGACAAGCGAGAGCACGTTGCTGAGAGGCGTCGGGGCGGGCGACAGCGTCAGCGGTTGCGTCGTGTCGCCGATGGTAAAAAGAACGTTTCCGCCTAGTGAACTGATCGTCGGAACGAGAGCCGACGGATTCGCCGGCGTCGTCAGCCGATCCGAGACGCGGCCGCCCCAGCCCGTCAGGGTAACCCTGTCGGACCGGCAGGTGTGATGTTGATTGACTTGATCGGTGTGCGAAAACAACTGCATCGGCCGCGGCACCGAACCGTTTTGATATTGCGCCCGGGACATCGGCGCGACGAGAGTTCCGACATTCGTCACCGCCGCCAGTTTTCCCTGCGCCCAGAGTTCGTGGATGCCGTTGTTGATGCCGCCGGAAACGGTTCCGAAATTCGGGTGCAGCCCGTATGTCAGGTTTCCGATTCGCGGAACGGAAATCGGCAAGAGCGCAGTCTGTGCGATCGCGAGTCCCTGCGCTCCGCGCGCCGCGGAATATGCGGCGTAATTGCTGACGTTTTGATCGTTATGGTTCGGAACGATGGTGTTGTTGCCGTCGTTGCCGCCCGACAGGAAGATGCAAACGAGCGCCCGGTAATCTGCCGGAACGGACGCATCCGATCTCCGGGCCGAGCGCTGGGCAAAGGTGTTGAGCGTTGCGAAATGCTCGATTTGTGTGGCGAGCGCCGCCATCGTGAGCGCGCCGCCTGACTTCTTAATGAACTCTCGTCTGTTTGACTTCATTGGTTTCTCCTGTTTCTACGCTCAACGCTGGATCTGATACTGGGACGACGCCGATACAAGATAGATCGCCTGCTTTACTCGCAACGCCGAGCTTGTCGGAGGAATCACGCTGATCGCACCCAGCAGAGATGCCCGATGTTCCGCCGACATCGCGCCGTGGAGCATCTTGTTGTTGAGATGATCAAGCAGACCGTTTCCGGTCGGATCGGCGTCGGCGGCGCCGATCGCTTCGCTCAGGTCGAGCGAAATCCCGCGCAGGGAATCGGTGGCGTTCGGCGCGTAGCCGTCGAACACGAGCACGTAGAGAAAGTTCGTCCGATTGGTCGCGAGGCTCGAATTCAACAGTCCGAACTCGGGCGCGTTGAGCGTCGTCCCGGGCACGACGTATTCGGGTTGAAAGTAATTGAAAACGGACGGCGAGTAGAACGGACTCTGGGCGAGCTTCGTCATTTGCGAATTCAGGCCGCCGTCGGTGATCGACTCTCCGTTCCACGATCGCGCGGGGAAGATCCGGCCGAGATTCGTCACTAATTGAACCGGTTCGCGAAGCTTGCCGTAACGCGGCGCCGTTTTCAAGTTGCCGCGCGCTTCCGGATCGAGAAGGATCGCACGCAGCAACGCTTTCAGGTCGCCGCGCACGTTCTGGCCGTTATTGGCGAAAACGTTCGCCACGCGTTCGACATACGCCGGAGACGGGTCGCTGGTGACAAAATGCTGAATCAGGACGCGGCTGACGTACGGCGCCGTGTTCGGATGATAAAAAATGTTGTCGAGCGCCTGATTGAGCGAAGCGTTCGCGTACGCAGCTATCTGCTCGGGCGTCGAGCAATCGGCACAGGCCGCCACCGTCCGGTTTACGACGTTCGGATAGTCGAGAAGCGTTTTCTCGGTCGTGTCGTGACCGGCGGGATTGAGCGCCATCGAATCCTTGAAATTCAGAGTCCCGGGAATCGCGTTCGGACACTGGGCGGAGTTGCAGTGGCTCCATCCCGTAAAGACTTTCGCAAAATTGTTGACTGTCGCCTGATCATAGGTCGGAAGCGTGTTGTTCTGGGCGTCGCGAATCGGCGTCCCGTCGGGATTCAAACGGAACAAACCGATCGAGAACAACTGAAGAATCTCGCGTGCATAGTTTTCGTTCGGATTGTTTTTCGTGCTTCGGATCATATCGAGATACTCGCCCATCGCCGGATTGAGCGTCATCTCATACATAAGGTCGCGGTAATTGCCGAACGCATTGTCCGAAAGAACCTTGTGATACGCGATCATATGGCTCGACTGCTGGATCGTCAGGCCCGAAGTGACCCAGATCTGGCCGAGTGCCCACGCCATACGGTGCCGGAGCTGCGCGTCTCCGTAAAATGCTTCCTTGAAAAACCACTGCTGCAGAGGCATCTGGGTATAGCGTTCCCTATAACAGGACGGTGCCGTCGTTTGTGAGCAGGATGAAGGCGGCGCGGTCGGCATCAGAGGGATTTCGGGATACGGAAGCGTCGGATACGGCATTTCGAACTGTTCGGCGAGCCACGTGCGAAGTCCGATCCTCCGAATTCGATTGTCGGTCTCGGTCGTCGGACCGAACGTCGCCTGTTCGAGGAATCGCGTGCGGTCGCCTGACCACCGATAGCCGACAAGATCCGCTGTCGGTTCCGCTTTCACGATCTCGGGCCGTTTCAAGAACGCCGGAATGTCGATCGCTCCGCCGGATCTTCCGACCAAGATCTTGAGCGGATTTGTCGCGAGCCCGCGCCAGGTGACGTAAACGACCGATTCACCGTCGCCGACAGGCTGCCCGCGAAAGCCGTTCGGGTCGAACAAGCGGAACGTGAGCGAATAGTCCCGTTTTCCGATCTGCCGCAGGTCCTCGGATTGAAGTTCGAATACCCGTCCGCTTTTCTGAATCAGAAAGACCCGAAACGCGTTTGCGCCCTCGCCGTTGATTAACTCGACGTTGGACAGGATCGCAACCGCGCGCGTTTCGGCGCCGGGCCGTAAAACTTCGGGCTTTGACTCCAAAACACGCTTCGTCGGTTTCGCATCGGAAATCGCTGAGATACTCTTTAATATCGGCAACGGAGAATCAGGGTCCGGGTCGACTTCCGCAAAGGCGCTTATTGCAGCCAAAAGGAGCAATGGCAGGATCAGCTTGGAACACTTTTGGAACATACTAACTTCTCCAGGTCCGGTTCGCTTTCGAGTTTCTTGACGTTTGACTTTCCGCAAACGGCATACGCCCCGATCGCAAAACGAATTTTTGAAATAATACTACAAATTTTGCCGAAATCGCCGTGCGTGCGGGAGAGAAAATTCCAGCCAATGAAAAATCACACACGTTCAAAACCGTTTGCCAAGCGCTCGTTCGGTCAGAACTTCCTTTCGGACGGCAACTGCATCGACAAGATCATCCGGGCGCTCGATCCGCGGCCGGACGAAACGGTCGTCGAGATCGGTCCGGGACGCGGCGCTCTGACGGGAAAACTGGTTGAAAAGGGATCAAACGTCGTTGCCATCGAACTCGACACCGACTTGATCCCGCTCCTTCGTCAAAAGTTCGGCGATCGCGCGAACTTTCGGTTGATCGAGGACGACGCGCTGCGGGTAGATTTCGGAATCTTGATTCGAGCGTTCGACGCGGAACCCGCGCGCGCCAAACTCGTCGCGAATCTCCCGTACAACATTTCGACAGCGATCCTCCAGTATCTGATCGATTATCGCGGGTGTTTTTCAGAAATGGTGCTGATGCTTCAAAAAGAGGTCGTCGAACGGATAACGGCCGATCCGGGCCACAAGGAACGCGGTTACCTGACGGTTTTGATCGAGGCATATTTCGAGTCTCGGAAGTTGTTCGAGGTTCCGCCGAACGCGTTCCGTCCGGCGCCGAAGGTTCAGAGTGCCGTCGTCCGCTTGATCCCCAAACCGGCACTGGAAATCGTTGACCCGAAGCGATTTTCGATGATCGTGAGCCTTGGATTCAGGCAGAAGAGAAAGACGATCCTCAACAACTTAAAGAACGAGAAGCTGTTTGGGGAACGAACCGCGTTGGAGCATCTTGCGGCGAATGGCATCGATCCAAAGCTCCGCCCCGAGGATCTGACGCTCGAACAATGGGTGCTGCTCTCTGAACCCGTTCTCGACTGATCATCTTTTGAGACGAAAACTGGTGCGGAACCTGACCGAAACATCGCTTCGGTTGACCCGTACCTTGATCTGGCGCGCGACGGTCTTGTCAGCGGTTTCATCAGGATAGAAGCCGAGCCGATACTGGCGCCGGAGTTCATCGGCGATCGCGAGGAACATTTCGTTCAGATCGTTGTCCTTCTTTTCGTAGAACCTTCCGGCGGTCAGCTGCGACATCTTTTCGAGATACTCGCGGGCCCGCTCATTCGCGATCTCTTCCCGACGGCGGACTCGTTCCTCGTTGCGCGGCCGCCTTGGGAAGTTCCGGTCGCCGATCCGGCCGTTGCGCCGCATCGGGAACCGTTGCATCATCATCGTCGTTTCGTAGAAGATGGGAAAGATCATCACATCCGATTCCTCGAGCGTCCGCAGAAGTTCGCTTTCGTAGGCATAGCTCCCGAAATCCTTGCCGTCGGTTAGCAAGATGATCGCTTTGCGCCCGGTCGCCGCCGAAAGCCGTTTCGTAACGGAATCGAAGACGGCGTCGCGCATCACCGTTCCGGGGATCTCGCCGATCTCGACCTCCTTGATCGCGTTTTCGAGTTGTCTCTTGTCCGACGTGAGCGGGGAATTGATGTGCACGTCGTAATCGAATGAAACGATCATCGCGCTGTCGGCCGGGCCCAGGACCCTGACGAATTCCTTCGCCGCCTTTTTGATCTTGCCGAGAATTCCCTCGGTGCTGCGGCTTGTGTCGAGCAGGATCGCGACCCGCAAAGGCTCTTCCTCCGAGGCGAAAAAAGCGGTTTCCTGCGGTTTCCCGTCGACTGAGATCGCGAAGTCCGCTTTTGTCAATCCGACGATGTATCGTCCCTGGCGATCACTGACGACAACGGGCACGCTGACGAGGCTCGTTTCGACCCGGATCGTCTCTTCCTTTTCGGTCTGCGCGACGGCTGAAACGAATCCCAGGACGATCCCCAAAAACGTGCCGGCGATGATCTTTCGGAACAATCGGTTATTCATTCAAACCGTTAGACTCGCCGCGCGCGTCGAAAGTCGAAAAAAAAGGCGGACGCGCGCGCGTCCGCCCGAGGCGTTGTTTCAGCCAGGAGGAGACATTCAGCCCGCGTTCTCCGGTTCGAGAACGGGTTTTTCTTCTTTTGGGAAAAGCAGCGACGCGATGATCGAAATCGCGATCGTCGAAAGGATGAACCCGAGACTGTACGAGATCGGGAACTTCCCGCCGAAAGCGTCGTTGAGATAGACCATTTTCAGTCCGACAAAGACAAGCACGATCGCCAGTCCGAATTTCAACAGATGGAATTTGTTGATGACGCCGGCGAGCATAAAGTACATCGACCGCAGTCCGAGGATCGCGAAAATGTTCGACGTGAACACGATCAGCGGTTCGTTCGTGACGGCGAAGATCGCGGGGACGCTGTCGACCGCGAAGATGATATCGGTCGCTTCGAGAAACAGCAGCGCGATAAAGAGCGGCGTCGCGTAAAGCGTCTTGTCCTTGCGGATAAAGAAACTCTTGCCGTCGATCTCGTGCGTGACCGGGATGAACTTTTTGACGAACCGGATCAGAAGGTTCTTTTCGGGTTCGATCTCGTCGTGATTGGTAAAGAACATCTTGATCCCGGTTATGATCAGGAAGCCGCCGAAGAGGTAGATCACCCAGTGGAATTGCATCAGCGCCGAGCCGATCCCGATAAAGATCGCCCGGAAGACAAGCGCTCCGAGAATTCCGTAAAAGAGCACGCGGTGTTTGTATTTCGCCGGGATCCCGAAATAGCTGAAGACGAGCACGAAAACGAAGATGTTGTCGATCGACAGCGAATACTCGAGAATGTAACCCGTAAGAAACTCCAGCCCGAGCCGCGTTCCGACGTCGGCACCGAACTTGGACGATGCATACGAATAAAAGATGAAGTTGAAAACCAGTGCGAGCGTTACCCAAACGATGCTCCAGATAGACGCTTCTTTGAACGAAACGACGTGCGACTTGCGATTGAAGACCCCGAGGTCAAGCGCAAGCATAAACAGAACGAAGACTAAAAAGATGCTGTAAAACCACCAATACTCCGCAAATGGAAATAACATTTCCTAAGATTCCTCCAATAGATTAACCAGCCAGTTTCTTTAAAATATAAAATAAACCCTTGTTTTTCCTAGGGTTATAAGACGCCTTGCGAGCCGAAGATTCGAATCGCCGCGCGAAAAAAGATGTCAAAAGCTTTTGATAAAACTCTTCATTGAAAAACAGCGAAGTTGACCGACCTGCCCTTGTTCGTTACCTTCCCTTGTTCGATATCTCGGCCAACTCCGCCGTCGGCCAACCTTAGCTCGCCGACTCCAGACCGTACCCGCGCAAGAACGCGGTTTATGGAATTCGGTTTCAACCTTGCCGGCAAAAGGAAAAGACCCAGTGCCGACGTTAAACTCAACAGTTTAGGTCGCACAAGGTCTTGATATTCACTCCGATGAACCGAACCGCGCTTCCAGCTGCGATTGTATTGACGATTTCACCGAACCGTTTAGGGCTATCTACTCCCCTTGGCCGAATTGTTAAACGTATCCTACGCAAACATTATTTTTTTGTCAAGTTTGAAAACGAAGAAACGGCGAGTTCGTTGAAAATTGTCATTGATGCCGAAAAAGAATAAACTCAGACTTTCACGATAAAGGGCAAAAGAGGAAATTAATTTTGGACAAAATTGAAATAATTCCATTGGGCGGCATCGGCGAATTCGGGATGAACTCGATGGGAATTCGATGCGGCGACGAAATGATCGTCGTCGACGCGGGAATGGGCTTCCCGGAAGAAACACCTTACGGGGTCGATATCTCGATTCCGAACTTCGACTTCCTCGAAGACTATCGCGGCGATCTGACGGCTTTGATACTCACCCACGGACACGAGGATCACATCGGCGCGCTGCCATATTTTCTGCGCAAATTCAACGTTCCGGTCTATGCTTCGCGCTTCACGCTCGGACTGGCGGAAAAAAAACTGGACGAGCACAAGATGCTCGACGACGTGCTTCTCCACCGGGTTCATCCAAACGACGTCGCCGAAGTCGGCAGCTTCAAGATCGAGTTCATCCACGCTTCGCACTCGCTCGTCGATTGTTTTTCGCTGGCGATCAAAACGCCGCTCGGCACGATCATCCATACCGGCGATTACAAGATCGACGACACGCCCGTGATCGGAAAGCCGTATGACCTCAAGACTCTCAAGAAATACGGCGACGAAGGTGTTCTCGCGCTCCTCGGAGATTCGACCAACGCCACCGTCGAGGGACGGACGCCATCAGAAACCGCCGTTATTCCGGCGTTCGAGGAGATCTTCGAGCACACTCCGGGACGGATCTTCGTTTCGACCTTCGCGTCGTCCATACACCGTCTGCAGATCGTTTTCGACGTCGCCGACAAATTCGGCAAGAAGGTCTGCATTCTCGGCCGCTCGATGCAGAAGAACGTCGAGCTCGCGTCCGAGTTTTCACTCCTGCACATTCCGGAAGAACTGCTCGTCGGGATTGGCGAATCGCGGTCGTTGAACGACGACGAGATCGTCTATCTCGTCACCGGATCGCAGGCCGAGTCGCGCGCCGTGCTCTGGAATCTGGCGACGACCGGCTATAAGGGACTCGAAGTAGGGAAGGGCGACACGATCGTTCTTTCGGCGCGCATCATTCCCGGCAACGAAAAAAGCATTTCACGGATGATCGGGCATCTTTACAAACGCGGCGCGAACATCATCGAGGAAAAACGGCGTCTGATCCACGTTTCGGGGCACGCTTCGCAGGAAGACATACGGATTATGATCGAAACGGCACGTCCCAAGTATCTGATCCCGATCCACGGCGAGTACCGTATGCTTTTCCGGCACAAGGAATTCGCCAAGAATCATATCGAAGGCTACTCGGACGAGAACGTGATCCTGATCGAGAACGGGGATCATCTTGAGATCGACGAGTCGGGAGCGCGCGTCGTCGAGAACCATCAACTCGGACGTTCGTTCATCGACGAGGAATCGCTCAACGAGATCGAGTACGAAACGATCCGCGAGCGCAAGAAACTTGCTTCCGGCGGCGCCGTGTCGATGGTGGTGACCATCGACAAGGACACGATGAAGCTTTCTTCCGAACCGCGGATCTCGTTCCAGGGGGTCGCCGGAATCGAACTCGCGAAAAATGGTGTCCTTTTGGGTGCGAAAGAGGCGATCGCCGCAGCCGTCGCGGGAATGACCCCGCAGGAAATGGCGGACAAAAGCTGGCTTCAGGAAACGCTCCGAATCCACCTCAAGCGCTTCATTCAAAAGGCGATCGGGACGAAACCTGTGATCGTGACGACGATCGTCGAGGTATGAGGCCGTATGCGAAAGGCGGTGCCGGCAGCGGCGTTTGTATTGGCATTGATCCTGACGGCGTTTCCCCAAGGCCTGAAACGTGTTCCGGATCCTGATACCGTTCGGCAGTTTGGCCGGTACGCCGATCAGTTGATCAAGGACGGAAAATACGCTGAAGCCGTCACGGCGCTCTCCGACGGAAT
The DNA window shown above is from Acidobacteriota bacterium and carries:
- a CDS encoding DUF1501 domain-containing protein produces the protein MKSNRREFIKKSGGALTMAALATQIEHFATLNTFAQRSARRSDASVPADYRALVCIFLSGGNDGNNTIVPNHNDQNVSNYAAYSAARGAQGLAIAQTALLPISVPRIGNLTYGLHPNFGTVSGGINNGIHELWAQGKLAAVTNVGTLVAPMSRAQYQNGSVPRPMQLFSHTDQVNQHHTCRSDRVTLTGWGGRVSDRLTTPANPSALVPTISSLGGNVLFTIGDTTQPLTLSPAPTPLSNVLSLVGYNNTPIANARLAALNEAMALDPGQELITASSSFHRQALEISQALSNTPEATTAFPNTEIGNQLKQVARMIKSRGTLTINRQVFYCRLDGFDTHNGQNGGQGGLFTQLSQAMRAFYEEMLVLGLSDKVTQFTMSDFSRTFNPAGSGVNVGSDHAWANHSFVLGGSVIGGNFYGVNTSNGTPFPTLVQNGPDDADSGSTARGRWIPTTSVEQYAATLASWFGLEPVDVGYVFPNLINFPTQNLGFMLP
- a CDS encoding DUF1800 domain-containing protein; translated protein: MFQKCSKLILPLLLLAAISAFAEVDPDPDSPLPILKSISAISDAKPTKRVLESKPEVLRPGAETRAVAILSNVELINGEGANAFRVFLIQKSGRVFELQSEDLRQIGKRDYSLTFRLFDPNGFRGQPVGDGESVVYVTWRGLATNPLKILVGRSGGAIDIPAFLKRPEIVKAEPTADLVGYRWSGDRTRFLEQATFGPTTETDNRIRRIGLRTWLAEQFEMPYPTLPYPEIPLMPTAPPSSCSQTTAPSCYRERYTQMPLQQWFFKEAFYGDAQLRHRMAWALGQIWVTSGLTIQQSSHMIAYHKVLSDNAFGNYRDLMYEMTLNPAMGEYLDMIRSTKNNPNENYAREILQLFSIGLFRLNPDGTPIRDAQNNTLPTYDQATVNNFAKVFTGWSHCNSAQCPNAIPGTLNFKDSMALNPAGHDTTEKTLLDYPNVVNRTVAACADCSTPEQIAAYANASLNQALDNIFYHPNTAPYVSRVLIQHFVTSDPSPAYVERVANVFANNGQNVRGDLKALLRAILLDPEARGNLKTAPRYGKLREPVQLVTNLGRIFPARSWNGESITDGGLNSQMTKLAQSPFYSPSVFNYFQPEYVVPGTTLNAPEFGLLNSSLATNRTNFLYVLVFDGYAPNATDSLRGISLDLSEAIGAADADPTGNGLLDHLNNKMLHGAMSAEHRASLLGAISVIPPTSSALRVKQAIYLVSASSQYQIQR
- the rsmA gene encoding 16S rRNA (adenine(1518)-N(6)/adenine(1519)-N(6))-dimethyltransferase RsmA codes for the protein MKNHTRSKPFAKRSFGQNFLSDGNCIDKIIRALDPRPDETVVEIGPGRGALTGKLVEKGSNVVAIELDTDLIPLLRQKFGDRANFRLIEDDALRVDFGILIRAFDAEPARAKLVANLPYNISTAILQYLIDYRGCFSEMVLMLQKEVVERITADPGHKERGYLTVLIEAYFESRKLFEVPPNAFRPAPKVQSAVVRLIPKPALEIVDPKRFSMIVSLGFRQKRKTILNNLKNEKLFGERTALEHLAANGIDPKLRPEDLTLEQWVLLSEPVLD
- a CDS encoding VWA domain-containing protein, producing MNNRLFRKIIAGTFLGIVLGFVSAVAQTEKEETIRVETSLVSVPVVVSDRQGRYIVGLTKADFAISVDGKPQETAFFASEEEPLRVAILLDTSRSTEGILGKIKKAAKEFVRVLGPADSAMIVSFDYDVHINSPLTSDKRQLENAIKEVEIGEIPGTVMRDAVFDSVTKRLSAATGRKAIILLTDGKDFGSYAYESELLRTLEESDVMIFPIFYETTMMMQRFPMRRNGRIGDRNFPRRPRNEERVRRREEIANERAREYLEKMSQLTAGRFYEKKDNDLNEMFLAIADELRRQYRLGFYPDETADKTVARQIKVRVNRSDVSVRFRTSFRLKR
- a CDS encoding TerC family protein, with the protein product MLFPFAEYWWFYSIFLVFVLFMLALDLGVFNRKSHVVSFKEASIWSIVWVTLALVFNFIFYSYASSKFGADVGTRLGLEFLTGYILEYSLSIDNIFVFVLVFSYFGIPAKYKHRVLFYGILGALVFRAIFIGIGSALMQFHWVIYLFGGFLIITGIKMFFTNHDEIEPEKNLLIRFVKKFIPVTHEIDGKSFFIRKDKTLYATPLFIALLFLEATDIIFAVDSVPAIFAVTNEPLIVFTSNIFAILGLRSMYFMLAGVINKFHLLKFGLAIVLVFVGLKMVYLNDAFGGKFPISYSLGFILSTIAISIIASLLFPKEEKPVLEPENAG
- a CDS encoding ribonuclease J produces the protein MDKIEIIPLGGIGEFGMNSMGIRCGDEMIVVDAGMGFPEETPYGVDISIPNFDFLEDYRGDLTALILTHGHEDHIGALPYFLRKFNVPVYASRFTLGLAEKKLDEHKMLDDVLLHRVHPNDVAEVGSFKIEFIHASHSLVDCFSLAIKTPLGTIIHTGDYKIDDTPVIGKPYDLKTLKKYGDEGVLALLGDSTNATVEGRTPSETAVIPAFEEIFEHTPGRIFVSTFASSIHRLQIVFDVADKFGKKVCILGRSMQKNVELASEFSLLHIPEELLVGIGESRSLNDDEIVYLVTGSQAESRAVLWNLATTGYKGLEVGKGDTIVLSARIIPGNEKSISRMIGHLYKRGANIIEEKRRLIHVSGHASQEDIRIMIETARPKYLIPIHGEYRMLFRHKEFAKNHIEGYSDENVILIENGDHLEIDESGARVVENHQLGRSFIDEESLNEIEYETIRERKKLASGGAVSMVVTIDKDTMKLSSEPRISFQGVAGIELAKNGVLLGAKEAIAAAVAGMTPQEMADKSWLQETLRIHLKRFIQKAIGTKPVIVTTIVEV